Sequence from the Nasonia vitripennis strain AsymCx chromosome 5, Nvit_psr_1.1, whole genome shotgun sequence genome:
CTGAACAAGACGGCGCCTCTAACCAGTCTAATGAGCGCCACGCCAATTCTGAGCCTCTTTGCGCAGATCGTCATCGTTGGGCTCTTTCAGTACTTGAGCTTGTGGAACCTCAGGCAAATGGATTGGTTCGTGCCATTCAATGGCACCAGCACTGAGAACAAGGACGATGTCGGCTGCCCAGAGAATTACACCATATTCATCGTCAGTTCGATACAATACATCATACTTGCAGTGGTATTCTCCAAAGGCAGACCCTATCGTAATGCCATCTGGACGAATTATGGATTATTAggtaagagagaaagagaatgtGTAATTGATATAACTCGTGTTGAATTTCCTTCTGACAATTTCACTTTTAGCTTCCTTCATACTCTTGAGCGCATTTTCGGCTTACTTGTCCGTCGCACCTTTCGAGGGCCTCGCCGATTGGTTTGAACTGGTATTGCCCGAGGACATGAGCTTCAGGTTCGTTCTTCTAGCTTACGGACTGGCCAATTTCTTTGTATCAATGTTCGTGGAGTATTTCGTGATCGAGTACCTAGTATTCATCAAGTTGAGAAAGAAGCTACACAACGTCGATAAATCGCgcagaaaatttttaaagtatgACAGAGATATGGGAAATAACAACGCCTGGCCGCCCTTGACGCAGGAACCGCTGCCCGAAGCGGCACCCGACATCCTCATACGACAAAATCAGGTTGGTAAAACaagtgaacattttttttacgcaATGAATTGTAACACTGAGCCGAACGCATGTGTGTAATAGGTAACAGAAATCAAGATCGAGAAGCGCATAACCGAAAGCGTTCCCTGCTCGGATTATACGCCATCTGCAGCTTCGGCTGTTCGCCAGCTTTCCAGCAGCAACCAGCAGAATCGTCGGGGAAGTCCGCCTTCTTTGCCACCCGACTGCCTTCTTCCCTTTAAAAACATGGAGCGATTTGGCGGCTCGACGCGGGAAGTGCCACTCAATCCTCGCTCTCTGTACGATACCGAGCAGCGCAGAAACACCGTGTCCATGCAAACGGTGCTGAATTTTTACGACGAGGGCAAGCTGCCGACTTGTactattgctgctgctggtaaCGCGCAATATGCAAAAAGTTATCATAAGCCGCAGGAGGGAAGTAGTAAGCCGAGACTGAGTTCCGAGTCGGCGCGCGAAATTGACCGGGGCGGCGAGAAGCTGCTGGTTAAGCGAGTAAAAGAAACGAATCCTATCGCAACTTTGCCGAGACACTCGGCAGCCGTGCTAACAGCTAAGGCCGGTGTCGAGGACCACAACAAGAACGGCGGTGCTCAGAGCGTACTCGAGCTGGACATCCTGCCTTCTTGaggtttttttctttttcaatggTGCAATACATATTAGCTTTGTTTTTCATTACATTGTATTGAAATATGGAGATTGCTTTGCCAAGTATTTGGCTAATGTATCCAATTTGTTATATTAACAAACTTGCTTACATTAGCAGAGCTACcagatattaaaattgattaacTATTTTTTGAATCGTTAGTATAAGTAATATGGAAGTAGATACGGTAAAAGTTTGTACGATGAAATTGTTATCTACAAATCCTTAAATCAAATCTGAACTGCGTAAATCGTTAGATTTCGTACTTACTCCGAACGCAGTTAAAGATGATTAACATATCGATTTTTTTGGCTCGAAATGAGTATTATTCTGTGCGGGCGCAATAGAGGAAAGAAAAGAGATTTACTTAAACAAAAGGAAAGAAACGCAAGAAAATACCGTTACAtgtattttattgtataagcGTGTCATATAAACGTAAGAGCAAAACAAGGAATGAATGTGCGAGTAGCGCAAGTTAAACAGTTAGTTTGTGGATAGAATTTATTGATCGTGTGATAACTTtgtattgttattaaaaatggAATTGGATATTAAAACTGAATACACAAGTTATAAAAggtgtaaaatgaatgttagCTTTATTTGCGTTATTCTACACAACCTTTCCCTCTATACTTAAATTAAAATTGCGGATCGACTAGTTACAATGATTTCTTATATAGGTACACACGTGGTGGTGAGAAATAAAACGTTTACACGGAGGCGGTAGAAGCGGAGTTGCCCCTGTAGACGAGATCCTTGCCGCGGAACATGGCCTCGAGAAGGTATTTCTGGTCGAACTTGTGGCCCTGAGATTGCATCGCCTCGACGTAGCAGAGGTATCGCGACCAGGCGGTCGACTGCTGGCTCGCGGCTGTTCTGTCAGTGTCATGGTCGCGCCAGAGCATGAGCAGTCGATTAGCGCCGGATGCTGCAGCAGCTGCATCATGCCCCGAATGCGGGCCGGGAGCTGTGGACTGCAACCGGTAGAAGTCGTCTCGCTCGGGGATCATACTGATACGTTTGGCTGcgaaaagtaaattttttttatacagagTTCATGCGACGAGAAAAGGTTGCAAGATACTTACGTGCGAAGAAACAGCAACAACATCAAGAACAAGGCAGCTGCCGAGTATTTCGTAACGATCGACAGCCGAGACCTACGGCAGGCTCTACTGGCGCGGCGGCATCAGCTGGGGGCGAGCGAGCCCGACTGCGGGGCAGAGCGCGACCCTACACGGCCTACGCACGCAAGAAGCCCCCTCTGGCTCGTCGACGCCGCCTGCGTAAGTATAAAATGtgtctctccccctctctttTTATCCCTTGCAATCGGCTCTCGCGCGTGCCGCGCAGCCGGCATTTGGAAACCATATGGGCCGTCGCTGCCCCATTGTGAGCGCGAGACGTATAGGCACGTCCGGCTCGAGAATCGTATGCACGTGCGTTGTCGGAAAAGGCAAGAAGAATAACTCTCTGCATTTGGGATCGCATTTATTTGCAGCAAGTACGCACTCATGGATGGATGAAAATGAGAAAATAACAAATTTCAACCCCTCCACTCCCCGAGCAGTAGCATGCGCTGCTCGTTCTCGTACTTGAACGGCGAGATAGCCTTGATGTACTCGGTGATTTCGTCGACATCGAGAGGACCGGGCTCGCGGTGGCGGTGACGCTCTTGCAAGGCTGTCACGTTGTCGCCGCCTTTCAGCAGGAACGCCGGCACGACCAGCCGATACCAGTCCTCCTCATCCAATGGCTCGTACACCGGCTTTTCACAGGCCTGACATCTGCGGATCAGAGCAAACGACTTTCATCGATATCACGCATCTCTACATAGCAGTGCATCGCGTGCGCATTATACCTGACGCTCAAGTCGACGATGCGGGAGAAGGCGGGCTTCGAAATGTTGTAGACGACTCTGATGCCAGCCCAGTGCAGGAAACCAGCGCCCACGAACTTGTCCTTCTCGTAGCTGCGCGACACGGACTCCTCCAGGACCTGCGCTCGCGGGGACATGATCTCACGTTACGTATATAAAGTCTTGTAGTAGCAACACGTATGTAATGTACTTACGAGGCGAAGGTCCTCGCCCCTGACCTCGACCACGTCCCAGGTGTTCTCGAAGGGCTGCACCGTGACCAGGTCGCCGTACGTGATTACGCCGGGCGGTATGCCGTTCCTTATGCCGCCGGCGTTCATGCAGCTGATCGCCGCGTAGGTCCACTGTTTCGGCCCTCCTTTGCCTTGATACTGCGAGTAAGTATTCGAGTGTATATTTCAGATACATTATGGGTGTGTTATGCGCTGATGACTTACGCTGTAGACCATCGCATCGGTGATGAGGTTGGCCAAATTGCACTCGCCGCTGCGACAGGAGCTGTTCAGAAAGCCGCGCGTCTCGCCCACGACCGCCTGGCCGGTCGCCTCGACAACTTCCGCCCACGGCATCAGCTCCTCCATGATCTCGGGGTCTGCGCCGTTATTACATTACTGCTGGCATATACGGTATTGTTATTGTTAGATTCCTACCTTCCTCGATGGAACTGTCCAGGAGAATCGGATTTCCCTCCCAATCGGCGACTTCGCCTTGCGGAGTGAACCACACCGTCAGATTTCCCAAGTATCTGCCGAAAACATCGTTTATTGCGCAACACATGCGGGTGCATCAAAAATCGAATCATTTTAAGAATTTACTTCGTGTAGGCCGCGGCTTGCACGATCAGTACCGTCCGCGGAGCGCGGCTGCttcccgccgccgccgccgccgccgccgccgccgtttgCCTCACCACCACTGGATACTCGTCCTCCGGTACATCGATAAATGGGGGCTTTCCTGCAATGAGATGCAATTGTAAAGGCTCAATTTCAAGGGTTGTATAGACAGAATTATACCGGTATAGAGAAAGGTGTGAGAGTGTCCGCCGACGATCACGTCGATTTCGGGACAGTTGGCCGCCATTATCCTGTCGACGTCGAGTCCGGCATGACTCAGGACAATTATGATGTTGACACCTCTGGCTCTCAATCTCTCGGCCTCGGCATTGACCGTCTCGACTTCGTCCAAGAATCCAAGATTTTCGGTACTCGATAGAGTCTGCGCAGATGCAACATAAACAAGCCTGTGTTTTATATGTGTTAGACGTATGCGGCGCAGATTCGATTCGATCTAGCATTAGCGACTCACATTGGTCGTCTTGATGATGACACCGATCACGCCGATCGTCCGGTTGCCTCTCGTGATGACGGTACTGTTCTGGAAGTAGCCTCGCAAAGAAGGCTCCCCGGCGATGTCGATATTCGTAACGACGACGGGCGCCTTGGCTCGCTCGAGAAAAGGTACGAGTCCAGCTATTTTATCGTCAAAGTCGTGGTTGCCTATTGTCTGTATGTAAGAAACAAGTTTGAGGCATTTCAATGGCTTGTTATCGCGAGAGATATCGAGTACATTataagaggaaaaaaatcgacTGATAAGAATGACGAAACGATCGAGTTGTaagagtaaaatttatacaaatacCATGGCGTCATGTGGCAATTTGTTCATAAAGTGGACTGTGGCGTTCCACTTGTGCACGTTGTACCACAGCGTGCCCTGGTAATGATCACCAGCATTCAGGAAAATGGCGTTCGGTCGTTCCTGCATCAGCTGGCGCGAGGCTGTCACTACGCGGCCCAGACCTCCGATGCACTCGTGATTCCTGCCCTTGTGACAAGTGCCGGATGTAAAACTCGTTTGGACGAAGCTGCAATCGGAATGGCTATAATACATAATCTATTAGGCTACGAAGGATTAGCTTACCGAGCATGAAAGTCGTTAAGGTGCACGATCGACAGCTCGAAGAACTCATTCTGGCCGGGGTAGACGAGATTATTGGCGGTGAACCCCTTGCTGTATCCGGCGCAGCAGGCCAAGAGGCCGAGTAGAAGCGAGCCGAGCTTCCCGCGCGACATTCTCTGCCGAATGGTCAGCATTGGCTACGCGCAGGCCAGGTGTAGCCGACCACCTTTCCATCTTATCTATATTATCAGCTAAATGAATTAAAAGTCAGGCGTAAATTTCGCATTTCACAATCACTATGGCGTCCTGTTTATCGGATGCTTTTACGAAATGCCAACTATCTCCTCGCGTTGCGATTAGGAGAAAAAACTACGGGTATTACCCATCAAACTATGTCGAATATAAGCTGGAGCTTGAAAGCTGGAGGGCCTTGcgtgtttttattttcgagaAATTGCTGGCCTTGCGGCTCTGTAGCGCTAGGCTGccttttttaattacaatgaTCTCGCAGTAGAATTTATTCGTACAGCCTTGCGTGAGATCTATATGAAAAGATTAATCGAAATAAATTGGTCAATCGCGtgcttcttcatttttcaaattgaCATTCCAGCGCTTGCTCCGCATAAAATTATAGCTTATACGCGCCAAGGCGTGCTCAAATACATACAGAAGATGAGCGCACACATGTGTAAACTCTAGGATTACGAATAGGCTCGTGCGAGCCGCACATTTTAATGCCATTTtaatatatgtgtataatgTATGGTACGCAGATTTTCGCGGCTGGCTTAGCGAGATAGCGTCACGATTTTATAGTACAATTTTCTCATATTGAAACGATGATAAGTGCTCGCGCAAAGGTTCAACATTATTATACAGCGCGcttaaaaattctttaaaaaaattttaaaaaattcttgtaGTGCATTATTCCCTTTAATTTAATGAATGACTGCAGGCGacgaaaaaggagaaaaactAGCTAGGTGGAAGAGAAAGTGTCGCGCCGTGGCCAACAAAGTTTATAGTACTGCGTTAGGACGGATTAATTGCGCGCGACAGTCGCAGTGATCGCGCTTATTGCTGGGATTCTGCaatattatcattttatttgCACATGAAAATGCGACGTGGCGACGTCTGATTCGTAAATTGAACAGCTTCGTAGCAGGGCGATAAAACggcaataaaaatgaataatcgCCTTCGCTACCTAAGCATCTCGACACTATCATCGTGCCTCAAAATAACTCGCGCAAGAAACCGAATTCCAAGTGGATATGTGGAGGATAAGCTGCGATCTTTGCGCCGCAGTCGATTGATATGCGTAAACACAAAGACAGAacgatatacatatacacacacacacacagagtgagagagcgaagGAGAGGAGGGGAgcagggagagggagagaaaaaggaaggaGGAGACGCGCGTCGAGAATAGGCGCGCGCCAGCGGGCTTTCGAACGTGCCGAGGATCGTAAGTATTAGTCGTCGTTGGAAAACGTGCGTACGCACGCCCAGAGCCCCACACCACACGCAAACTCTGCGTCGTTTTTGGAATAAAATCAGCGTTTGAATTTTCACTTAAAAAATCGTCAACAATGTGTAAAACGGCAACACTAGCGGGTTTGCTGCTGGTGCTGGGGCTCTGCGCGGAGTCGGCACCTACGAGCAATGGAAAGTTCAGGCTGCGAATCATCCACACCAACGACATGCACTCGAGGTAATCAAGAGTTTTTGCAAGTGTGCAAACTATATTTTTACAAGAAAGCTTCAGCATCGCGATCCGCTTGGACGATCAAGGTAGCGATAACTGGCCGCTGTTTATCCATGCTGCTCTTTTTGTACAGAAATAACTCGTTTCTAATACGCGCGATAAAACAATCGTTATAAAAGAGTAGCGTTGATTTCCCCGCTTATATAACGCAGAGGTTTGAGTGTATGTTAGATTCGAAGAAACGGCGCAAAAGGACGGTGGCATTTGCACGAGCGAGGACGCCAAGGTTGGTGGTTGCTACGGCGGCTTTGCCAGGCTGGCGACCCTCGTGAGAGAAGCTCGAGCAAACGCCACCGAGGACGAGCCAGTCTTCTTCCTGAACGCCGGGGACACCTACCAGGGCAATCAGCTTTTCAGCCACTACCACGCGAATATCGTCGTCAAGTTCCTCAACATACTCGGGCCGGATGTAGCGGTAAGGCTGATTTTGCATTCCGCCATTTTCGCGGCATCAGCG
This genomic interval carries:
- the LOC100115544 gene encoding apyrase gives rise to the protein MLTIRQRMSRGKLGSLLLGLLACCAGYSKGFTANNLVYPGQNEFFELSIVHLNDFHARFVQTSFTSGTCHKGRNHECIGGLGRVVTASRQLMQERPNAIFLNAGDHYQGTLWYNVHKWNATVHFMNKLPHDAMTIGNHDFDDKIAGLVPFLERAKAPVVVTNIDIAGEPSLRGYFQNSTVITRGNRTIGVIGVIIKTTNTLSSTENLGFLDEVETVNAEAERLRARGVNIIIVLSHAGLDVDRIMAANCPEIDVIVGGHSHTFLYTGKPPFIDVPEDEYPVVVRQTAAAAAAAAAGSSRAPRTVLIVQAAAYTKYLGNLTVWFTPQGEVADWEGNPILLDSSIEEDPEIMEELMPWAEVVEATGQAVVGETRGFLNSSCRSGECNLANLITDAMVYSYQGKGGPKQWTYAAISCMNAGGIRNGIPPGVITYGDLVTVQPFENTWDVVEVRGEDLRLVLEESVSRSYEKDKFVGAGFLHWAGIRVVYNISKPAFSRIVDLSVRCQACEKPVYEPLDEEDWYRLVVPAFLLKGGDNVTALQERHRHREPGPLDVDEITEYIKAISPFKYENEQRMLLLGEWRG